A portion of the Sabethes cyaneus chromosome 3, idSabCyanKW18_F2, whole genome shotgun sequence genome contains these proteins:
- the LOC128739968 gene encoding uncharacterized protein K02A2.6-like codes for MESILQGLDHVVSFYDDVIVFAKNFDELLLALTATMDRMKQNGLRLNRTKCIFATSSLECLGHRIDRHGLHKSDKHDEAIRDAPRPTTPEELQLFLGKATYYSAFIPNLSSRARSLRDMLLADPFEWTPEADRAYQDLKQVLVSPQVLMQYDPSLPLILATDASKTGLGAVVSHRLSNGMERPIAYASCTMSATEQRYPQIDKEALAFVWAVKKFFHYLYARKFTLITDYKPLTQIFHPEKSLPTLCISRMANYADYLAHFNFDAVYKPTSQNTNADYCSRIPSQTVQSDVNRLSLHEGRNNEDEFEQFSLHQIQQLPVRAEHIARESRKDTNLGGIIQELELGRNLMQLGYKSPEARYTLVANCLLFEHRVVIPPTLRQTILNDLHVGHIGIVKMKGLARSFVYWPGIDADIENTARSCTECAQHASAPPKFNTHHWEYPNGPWERIQVDYAGPVAGSMLLIVVDAYSKWVEVKITNSTTTAATINLLDGLFAAYGAPITVVSDNGPQFTAEEF; via the coding sequence ATGGAATCCATTCTTCAAGGACTGGATCACGTTGTCAGCTTCTACGACGACGTCATCGTATTCGCTAAGAACTTCGACGAGCTCCTGCTAGCTCTTACCGCAACGATGGACAGGATGAAACAAAATGGTCTACGACTCAACCGTACGAAATGCATCTTCGCCACGTCATCGCTCGAATGCCTGGGTCATCGGATCGACCGCCACGGCTTGCACAAATCGGATAAGCACGATGAAGCTATACGTGACGCACCACGTCCGACTACCCCGGAGGAATTACAGCTATTCCTAGGTAAGGCAACCTACTATAGTGCGTTCATTCCCAATCTTTCTTCAAGGGCTAGAAGTTTACGCGACATGTTGCTAGCCGATCCATTCGAATGGACACCCGAAGCAGACAGGGCCTATCAAGACTTAAAACAGGTTCTGGTCTCACCTCAAGTGTTAATGCAATATGACCCTTCCCTACCGCTAATTCTTGCAACGGACGCAAGCAAAACTGGTCTTGGTGCCGTTGTCTCACACCGTTTGAGCAATGGCATGGAGCGACCGATAGCATACGCCAGTTGTACCATGTCCGCCACCGAACAACGGTACCCACAAATCGACAAAGAAGCTCTCGCCTTCGTTTGGGCGGTAAAGAAATTCTTTCACTACCTATACGCGCGTAAGTTCACGCTGATTACGGATTATAAGCCGCTTACGCAAATCTTCCATCCAGAAAAATCACTCCCTACGCTGTGTATTAGTCGAATGGCAAACTACGCCGATTACCTGGCTCACTTCAATTTCGACGCGGTCTACAAACCAACCAGTCAAAATACGAATGCCGACTACTGCTCCAGAATCCCAAGCCAAACGGTACAATCTGATGTCAATCGCTTGTCTCTCCACGAGGGAAGAAATAACGAAGACGAGTTTGAACAGTTTTCCTTACATCAGATTCAGCAACTGCCAGTGCGAGCGGAACACATTGCACGTGAGTCACGAAAGGACACGAACCTTGGAGGGATCATTCAAGAACTGGAATTGGGACGAAATTTAATGCAGCTGGGTTACAAGTCACCGGAAGCAAGATACACCCTAGTTGCTAACTGTCTACTCTTTGAGCACCGTGTTGTCATACCACCTACTCTTCGGCAAACGATCTTGAACGACCTTCACGTGGGACACATTGGAATCGTCAAAATGAAGGGATTGGCACGTTCTTTCGTATACTGGCCAGGGATAGACGCCGACATCGAAAACACGGCAAGATCCTGTACGGAATGTGCACAACATGCATCAGCACCACCGAAATTCAACACACATCATTGGGAGTACCCGAACGGTCCATGGGAGCGAATACAGGTCGACTACGCTGGTCCAGTGGCAGGTTCGATGCTGCTAATCGTCGTCGACGCATATAGCAAGTGGGTCGAAGTTAAAATCACCAACTCAACTACAACTGCTGCCACGATCAATCTTCTCGATGGATTATTTGCCGCCTACGGAGCACCAATAACAGTTGTATCGGACAACGGTCCTCAATTTACTGCCGAGGAATTCTAA
- the LOC128741910 gene encoding abnormal cell migration protein 10 isoform X3 produces the protein MANLEETHEAELDAILGELSQLEQRGELRQGRSHSRTNSTISVTTNTTISSESGCSSVPESVASISSLREPRTDSPDNDSAFSDTVSLMSSESSASSNVSSHLKNLQQNVQNAIDSGKQAKIHLALQKLEQATVRRLFVKAFSADGASKSLLVDETMSCGHVTRLLADKNHVQMEPSWAIVEHLPEHQMERLFEDHELLVDNLMLWSRDSKNKVLFLQRADKVCLYKTPELFLPGTQMAPGSDHDEHTRAMLLDEFFSSQSQIPLEGPLYLKSDSKKGWKKYHFVLRASGLHYYPKEQKLRSVKDLLCLALFAGHEVYRGIGWKKKHKSPTDYTFALRCPKVPPGAKGNRSIKMLCAEDAKTLETWVTAIRVTKYGKKLLDNHRSLSEDLAREELDTLSSARSGSIGSIVSSVPSHCSSSSSSNSSGSDANHLVPVNNGRLSRASSSSSSGCLSDENNGFDSEFPTGTIKRKPSMKPNLPLTSMTRQLKEVGETTRLNDSSPTSPDRGGTLTRRHSRRRSEESNNSGTLKRRPANNRGSVESMSSSASTPTPTPANSIPGTPIIQQQAPILATNINLSNSSSSNTVQQLANITPPTPTRPITSLESMQACMTSSTFSLPPPPDDLGTNFSGSTLSLDSLPPPPPPNVLEDSFSGSQLSLVSVQMPLPPPPPPPNVISVQCASNVKELGKIYQTASTAMSSTQDAIVPQATTPSNEMFETNSIKQSIMKFNSQTLPSPVSNNTSTKVEPIYLTNVKPSALKAPPYKAPPPYNGEATLSQTPSSVPVKNVKFADSPVLLRRKVCFEDEIHDAPLSPRRISRDIYSTPPVPPPRAEATRLSTSYTSPKRLSDSASNPPRDFLKDLQRVMNKKWQIAQKCKLEPATTPHEVLGFRDLPSESYSSHYYRESANVSHWVQEHYGSDGLYENLGSNMGMEPAYPKGQSVVSGSIKKRPPPPPPKRSEKTHLTTTVPQQRL, from the exons ATGGCAAATCTCGAGGAGACACATGAGGCCGAGCTCGATGCCATTTTAGGAGAACTGAGCCAGTTAGAACAAAGAGGTGAACTGCGACAGGGCAGAAGCCATAGTCGTACCAATTCTACGATTTCAGTGACCACAAATACTACCATTTCATCCGAAAGTGGTTGTAGCAGTGTCCCGGAGAGCGTTGCTAGCATAAGTAGTTTACGCGAACCGCGAACTGACAGTCCAGACAatgactccgctttcagtgaCACGGTATCACTCATGTCAAGTGAATCATCAGCATCTAGTAATGTCAGCTCTCATCTTAAAAATTTACaacaaaatgttcaaaatgCAATAGATTCCGGAAAGCAGGCAAAAATTCATTTAGCTTTGCAAAAACTAGAACAGGCTACAGTAAGGCGGCTTTTTGTGAAAGCCTTTTCTGCTGATGGAGCATCGAAATCATTATTGGTTGATGAAACAATGTCATGCGGGCATGTCACGCGTTTGTTAGCGGATAAGAATCATGTTCAAATGGAACCGAGCTGGGCTATCGTTGAGCATTTACCCGAACATCAAATGGAGCGATTATTTGAAGATCATGAGTTATTAGTTGACAATTTAATGCTATGGAGTAGAGATTCcaaaaataaagttttatttcTGCAGCGAGCGGATAAGGTTTGTCTATACAAGACTCCGGAGCTGTTTCTTCCAGGGACACAAATGGCTCCAGGAAGTGATCATGATGAACATACCAG AGCAATGCTATTAGACGAGTTTTTCTCCAGTCAGAGTCAAATTCCACTTGAAGGTCCGCTTTATTTAAAGAGTGATTCCAAAAAAGGATGGAAAAAGTATCATTTTGTTCTTAGAGCTTCCGGTTTACATTATTatccaaaagagcaaaaactgCGATCGGTAAAGGACTTGCTTTGTTTGGCTCTCTTTGCTGGTCACGAGGTATATCGAGGAATAGGTTGGAAGAAGAAACATAAATCACCAACCGATTATACATTTGCGCTGCGATGTCCAAAAGTTCCTCCTGGGGCTAAAGGGAATCGCTCCATAAAAATGCTTTGTGCTGAAGATGCAAAGACTTTAGAGACATGGGTAACAGCAATTAGAGTAACAAAG tATGGTAAAAAATTGCTGGATAATCATCGAAGTCTGTCAGAAGATCTTGCTCGGGAAGAGTTAGATACGCTATCATCTGCACGGAGTGGATCAATCGGTAGTATCGTGTCTTCTGTTCCTTCTCATTGTAGCAGTAGTAGCAGCAGTAATAGTAGTGGAAGCGACGCTAATCATCTAGTTCCTGTCAATAACGGTCGTTTATCGCGTGCATCGAGTTCCAGTTCCAGTGGGTGCTTATCGGATGAGAATAATGGGTTCGATTCCGAATTTCCAACGGGTACAATAAAGCGTAAGCCATCTATGAAGCCGAACTTACCATTAACATCTATGACCAGGCAGTTGAAGGAAGTTGGCGAAACTACAAGATTGAATGATTCTTCACCTACTTCACCGGATCGAGGTGGAACTCTTACACGACGACACAGTCGAAGAAGAAGCGAAGAGAGTAATAATAGTGGCACATTAAAACGAAGACCAGCAAATAATCGCGGGTCGGTAGAAAGCATGAGCTCGTCtgcttcgacaccaacaccgaCTCCTGCTAATAGTATCCCGGGAACTCCAATCATTCAACAGCAAGCGCCAATATTAGCAACTAatatcaatttgtcaaatagTAGTAGTAGCAATACTGTACAACAGTTAGCTAATATCACTCCACCAACGCCAACAAGACCGATTACATCTTTAGAATCTATGCAGGCTTGCATGACTAGCTCTACGTTTTCATTACCGCCTCCACCGGATGATCTCGGAACGAATTTCTCAGGTTCAACGTTGTCTTTGGATTCTTTACCCCCACCTCCACCGCCAAATGTTCTTGAGGATAGTTTTAGTGGATCTCAATTATCATTAGTTAGTGTGCAAATGCCATTGCCACCGCCACCTCCGCCACCAAACGTTATATCTGTTCAATGTGCTTCGAACGTCAAGGAACTGGGTAAAATTTACCAAACAGCCTCAACCGCGATGTCATCGACACAAGATGCCATTGTACCGCAAGCAACTACTCCATCAAATGAAATGTTCGAAACAAACAgtataaagcaatcgattatgAAGTTCAACAGTCAAACTCTTCCATCTCCCGTCTCTAACAACACCAGTACGAAAGTCGAACCAATTTACTTAACAAACGTAAAACCATCTGCCCTGAAGGCGCCACCGTATAAAGCTCCACCACCATACAACGGGGAAGCTACGCTTTCACAGACACCATCCTCAGTGCCGGTAAAAAATGTAAAGTTTGCGGACTCTCCTGTTCTACTTAGACGTAAGGTGTGCTTTGAAGACGAAATTCATGATGCACCGCTCTCACCACGGAGAATATCACGTGATATTTACTCCACACCGCCAGTTCCTCCACCGAGAGCCGAAGCGACACGCCTTTCGACATCATACACGTCACCGAAACGGCTGAGCGATTCTGCTTCCAATCCTCCTCGTGATTTCCTGAAAGATTTGCAAAGAGTAATgaataaaaaatggcaaatcGCTCAAAAATGCAAGTTGGAACCAGCAACAACTCCGCACGAGGTGCTCGGATTCCGCGATTTACCAAGTGAAAGTTATTCGTCGCACTACTATAGAGAGTCTGCCAACGTGAGCCATTGGGTACAGGAGCACTACGGTTCTGATGGGTTATACGAAAATTTGGGAAGTAATATGGGTATGGAACCGGCTTATCCAAAAGGGCAATCGGTGGTAAGTGGTTCGATTAAAAAGCGACCACCACCACCTCCTCCTAAACGAAGTGAGAAGACACATTTAACGACAACTGTACCACAGCAGAGGTTATAA
- the LOC128741910 gene encoding amyloid beta A4 precursor protein-binding family B member 1-interacting protein isoform X1 produces the protein MSSCLSDDPDMLLNEWLGELENMIGGLEISSSAVAATVARLRPKSNTSTERTDSYRFSMANLEETHEAELDAILGELSQLEQRGELRQGRSHSRTNSTISVTTNTTISSESGCSSVPESVASISSLREPRTDSPDNDSAFSDTVSLMSSESSASSNVSSHLKNLQQNVQNAIDSGKQAKIHLALQKLEQATVRRLFVKAFSADGASKSLLVDETMSCGHVTRLLADKNHVQMEPSWAIVEHLPEHQMERLFEDHELLVDNLMLWSRDSKNKVLFLQRADKVCLYKTPELFLPGTQMAPGSDHDEHTRAMLLDEFFSSQSQIPLEGPLYLKSDSKKGWKKYHFVLRASGLHYYPKEQKLRSVKDLLCLALFAGHEVYRGIGWKKKHKSPTDYTFALRCPKVPPGAKGNRSIKMLCAEDAKTLETWVTAIRVTKYGKKLLDNHRSLSEDLAREELDTLSSARSGSIGSIVSSVPSHCSSSSSSNSSGSDANHLVPVNNGRLSRASSSSSSGCLSDENNGFDSEFPTGTIKRKPSMKPNLPLTSMTRQLKEVGETTRLNDSSPTSPDRGGTLTRRHSRRRSEESNNSGTLKRRPANNRGSVESMSSSASTPTPTPANSIPGTPIIQQQAPILATNINLSNSSSSNTVQQLANITPPTPTRPITSLESMQACMTSSTFSLPPPPDDLGTNFSGSTLSLDSLPPPPPPNVLEDSFSGSQLSLVSVQMPLPPPPPPPNVISVQCASNVKELGKIYQTASTAMSSTQDAIVPQATTPSNEMFETNSIKQSIMKFNSQTLPSPVSNNTSTKVEPIYLTNVKPSALKAPPYKAPPPYNGEATLSQTPSSVPVKNVKFADSPVLLRRKVCFEDEIHDAPLSPRRISRDIYSTPPVPPPRAEATRLSTSYTSPKRLSDSASNPPRDFLKDLQRVMNKKWQIAQKCKLEPATTPHEVLGFRDLPSESYSSHYYRESANVSHWVQEHYGSDGLYENLGSNMGMEPAYPKGQSVVSGSIKKRPPPPPPKRSEKTHLTTTVPQQRL, from the exons GGATTAGAGATTTCCAGCTCAGCTGTAGCTGCTACAGTCGCTAGATTGCGCCCGAAAAGTAATACTTCTACTGAACGTACCGATTCGTACCGTTTTTCAATGGCAAATCTCGAGGAGACACATGAGGCCGAGCTCGATGCCATTTTAGGAGAACTGAGCCAGTTAGAACAAAGAGGTGAACTGCGACAGGGCAGAAGCCATAGTCGTACCAATTCTACGATTTCAGTGACCACAAATACTACCATTTCATCCGAAAGTGGTTGTAGCAGTGTCCCGGAGAGCGTTGCTAGCATAAGTAGTTTACGCGAACCGCGAACTGACAGTCCAGACAatgactccgctttcagtgaCACGGTATCACTCATGTCAAGTGAATCATCAGCATCTAGTAATGTCAGCTCTCATCTTAAAAATTTACaacaaaatgttcaaaatgCAATAGATTCCGGAAAGCAGGCAAAAATTCATTTAGCTTTGCAAAAACTAGAACAGGCTACAGTAAGGCGGCTTTTTGTGAAAGCCTTTTCTGCTGATGGAGCATCGAAATCATTATTGGTTGATGAAACAATGTCATGCGGGCATGTCACGCGTTTGTTAGCGGATAAGAATCATGTTCAAATGGAACCGAGCTGGGCTATCGTTGAGCATTTACCCGAACATCAAATGGAGCGATTATTTGAAGATCATGAGTTATTAGTTGACAATTTAATGCTATGGAGTAGAGATTCcaaaaataaagttttatttcTGCAGCGAGCGGATAAGGTTTGTCTATACAAGACTCCGGAGCTGTTTCTTCCAGGGACACAAATGGCTCCAGGAAGTGATCATGATGAACATACCAG AGCAATGCTATTAGACGAGTTTTTCTCCAGTCAGAGTCAAATTCCACTTGAAGGTCCGCTTTATTTAAAGAGTGATTCCAAAAAAGGATGGAAAAAGTATCATTTTGTTCTTAGAGCTTCCGGTTTACATTATTatccaaaagagcaaaaactgCGATCGGTAAAGGACTTGCTTTGTTTGGCTCTCTTTGCTGGTCACGAGGTATATCGAGGAATAGGTTGGAAGAAGAAACATAAATCACCAACCGATTATACATTTGCGCTGCGATGTCCAAAAGTTCCTCCTGGGGCTAAAGGGAATCGCTCCATAAAAATGCTTTGTGCTGAAGATGCAAAGACTTTAGAGACATGGGTAACAGCAATTAGAGTAACAAAG tATGGTAAAAAATTGCTGGATAATCATCGAAGTCTGTCAGAAGATCTTGCTCGGGAAGAGTTAGATACGCTATCATCTGCACGGAGTGGATCAATCGGTAGTATCGTGTCTTCTGTTCCTTCTCATTGTAGCAGTAGTAGCAGCAGTAATAGTAGTGGAAGCGACGCTAATCATCTAGTTCCTGTCAATAACGGTCGTTTATCGCGTGCATCGAGTTCCAGTTCCAGTGGGTGCTTATCGGATGAGAATAATGGGTTCGATTCCGAATTTCCAACGGGTACAATAAAGCGTAAGCCATCTATGAAGCCGAACTTACCATTAACATCTATGACCAGGCAGTTGAAGGAAGTTGGCGAAACTACAAGATTGAATGATTCTTCACCTACTTCACCGGATCGAGGTGGAACTCTTACACGACGACACAGTCGAAGAAGAAGCGAAGAGAGTAATAATAGTGGCACATTAAAACGAAGACCAGCAAATAATCGCGGGTCGGTAGAAAGCATGAGCTCGTCtgcttcgacaccaacaccgaCTCCTGCTAATAGTATCCCGGGAACTCCAATCATTCAACAGCAAGCGCCAATATTAGCAACTAatatcaatttgtcaaatagTAGTAGTAGCAATACTGTACAACAGTTAGCTAATATCACTCCACCAACGCCAACAAGACCGATTACATCTTTAGAATCTATGCAGGCTTGCATGACTAGCTCTACGTTTTCATTACCGCCTCCACCGGATGATCTCGGAACGAATTTCTCAGGTTCAACGTTGTCTTTGGATTCTTTACCCCCACCTCCACCGCCAAATGTTCTTGAGGATAGTTTTAGTGGATCTCAATTATCATTAGTTAGTGTGCAAATGCCATTGCCACCGCCACCTCCGCCACCAAACGTTATATCTGTTCAATGTGCTTCGAACGTCAAGGAACTGGGTAAAATTTACCAAACAGCCTCAACCGCGATGTCATCGACACAAGATGCCATTGTACCGCAAGCAACTACTCCATCAAATGAAATGTTCGAAACAAACAgtataaagcaatcgattatgAAGTTCAACAGTCAAACTCTTCCATCTCCCGTCTCTAACAACACCAGTACGAAAGTCGAACCAATTTACTTAACAAACGTAAAACCATCTGCCCTGAAGGCGCCACCGTATAAAGCTCCACCACCATACAACGGGGAAGCTACGCTTTCACAGACACCATCCTCAGTGCCGGTAAAAAATGTAAAGTTTGCGGACTCTCCTGTTCTACTTAGACGTAAGGTGTGCTTTGAAGACGAAATTCATGATGCACCGCTCTCACCACGGAGAATATCACGTGATATTTACTCCACACCGCCAGTTCCTCCACCGAGAGCCGAAGCGACACGCCTTTCGACATCATACACGTCACCGAAACGGCTGAGCGATTCTGCTTCCAATCCTCCTCGTGATTTCCTGAAAGATTTGCAAAGAGTAATgaataaaaaatggcaaatcGCTCAAAAATGCAAGTTGGAACCAGCAACAACTCCGCACGAGGTGCTCGGATTCCGCGATTTACCAAGTGAAAGTTATTCGTCGCACTACTATAGAGAGTCTGCCAACGTGAGCCATTGGGTACAGGAGCACTACGGTTCTGATGGGTTATACGAAAATTTGGGAAGTAATATGGGTATGGAACCGGCTTATCCAAAAGGGCAATCGGTGGTAAGTGGTTCGATTAAAAAGCGACCACCACCACCTCCTCCTAAACGAAGTGAGAAGACACATTTAACGACAACTGTACCACAGCAGAGGTTATAA
- the LOC128741910 gene encoding abnormal cell migration protein 10 isoform X2, whose protein sequence is MDYSWSDYDSASTYSCESGLEISSSAVAATVARLRPKSNTSTERTDSYRFSMANLEETHEAELDAILGELSQLEQRGELRQGRSHSRTNSTISVTTNTTISSESGCSSVPESVASISSLREPRTDSPDNDSAFSDTVSLMSSESSASSNVSSHLKNLQQNVQNAIDSGKQAKIHLALQKLEQATVRRLFVKAFSADGASKSLLVDETMSCGHVTRLLADKNHVQMEPSWAIVEHLPEHQMERLFEDHELLVDNLMLWSRDSKNKVLFLQRADKVCLYKTPELFLPGTQMAPGSDHDEHTRAMLLDEFFSSQSQIPLEGPLYLKSDSKKGWKKYHFVLRASGLHYYPKEQKLRSVKDLLCLALFAGHEVYRGIGWKKKHKSPTDYTFALRCPKVPPGAKGNRSIKMLCAEDAKTLETWVTAIRVTKYGKKLLDNHRSLSEDLAREELDTLSSARSGSIGSIVSSVPSHCSSSSSSNSSGSDANHLVPVNNGRLSRASSSSSSGCLSDENNGFDSEFPTGTIKRKPSMKPNLPLTSMTRQLKEVGETTRLNDSSPTSPDRGGTLTRRHSRRRSEESNNSGTLKRRPANNRGSVESMSSSASTPTPTPANSIPGTPIIQQQAPILATNINLSNSSSSNTVQQLANITPPTPTRPITSLESMQACMTSSTFSLPPPPDDLGTNFSGSTLSLDSLPPPPPPNVLEDSFSGSQLSLVSVQMPLPPPPPPPNVISVQCASNVKELGKIYQTASTAMSSTQDAIVPQATTPSNEMFETNSIKQSIMKFNSQTLPSPVSNNTSTKVEPIYLTNVKPSALKAPPYKAPPPYNGEATLSQTPSSVPVKNVKFADSPVLLRRKVCFEDEIHDAPLSPRRISRDIYSTPPVPPPRAEATRLSTSYTSPKRLSDSASNPPRDFLKDLQRVMNKKWQIAQKCKLEPATTPHEVLGFRDLPSESYSSHYYRESANVSHWVQEHYGSDGLYENLGSNMGMEPAYPKGQSVVSGSIKKRPPPPPPKRSEKTHLTTTVPQQRL, encoded by the exons GGATTAGAGATTTCCAGCTCAGCTGTAGCTGCTACAGTCGCTAGATTGCGCCCGAAAAGTAATACTTCTACTGAACGTACCGATTCGTACCGTTTTTCAATGGCAAATCTCGAGGAGACACATGAGGCCGAGCTCGATGCCATTTTAGGAGAACTGAGCCAGTTAGAACAAAGAGGTGAACTGCGACAGGGCAGAAGCCATAGTCGTACCAATTCTACGATTTCAGTGACCACAAATACTACCATTTCATCCGAAAGTGGTTGTAGCAGTGTCCCGGAGAGCGTTGCTAGCATAAGTAGTTTACGCGAACCGCGAACTGACAGTCCAGACAatgactccgctttcagtgaCACGGTATCACTCATGTCAAGTGAATCATCAGCATCTAGTAATGTCAGCTCTCATCTTAAAAATTTACaacaaaatgttcaaaatgCAATAGATTCCGGAAAGCAGGCAAAAATTCATTTAGCTTTGCAAAAACTAGAACAGGCTACAGTAAGGCGGCTTTTTGTGAAAGCCTTTTCTGCTGATGGAGCATCGAAATCATTATTGGTTGATGAAACAATGTCATGCGGGCATGTCACGCGTTTGTTAGCGGATAAGAATCATGTTCAAATGGAACCGAGCTGGGCTATCGTTGAGCATTTACCCGAACATCAAATGGAGCGATTATTTGAAGATCATGAGTTATTAGTTGACAATTTAATGCTATGGAGTAGAGATTCcaaaaataaagttttatttcTGCAGCGAGCGGATAAGGTTTGTCTATACAAGACTCCGGAGCTGTTTCTTCCAGGGACACAAATGGCTCCAGGAAGTGATCATGATGAACATACCAG AGCAATGCTATTAGACGAGTTTTTCTCCAGTCAGAGTCAAATTCCACTTGAAGGTCCGCTTTATTTAAAGAGTGATTCCAAAAAAGGATGGAAAAAGTATCATTTTGTTCTTAGAGCTTCCGGTTTACATTATTatccaaaagagcaaaaactgCGATCGGTAAAGGACTTGCTTTGTTTGGCTCTCTTTGCTGGTCACGAGGTATATCGAGGAATAGGTTGGAAGAAGAAACATAAATCACCAACCGATTATACATTTGCGCTGCGATGTCCAAAAGTTCCTCCTGGGGCTAAAGGGAATCGCTCCATAAAAATGCTTTGTGCTGAAGATGCAAAGACTTTAGAGACATGGGTAACAGCAATTAGAGTAACAAAG tATGGTAAAAAATTGCTGGATAATCATCGAAGTCTGTCAGAAGATCTTGCTCGGGAAGAGTTAGATACGCTATCATCTGCACGGAGTGGATCAATCGGTAGTATCGTGTCTTCTGTTCCTTCTCATTGTAGCAGTAGTAGCAGCAGTAATAGTAGTGGAAGCGACGCTAATCATCTAGTTCCTGTCAATAACGGTCGTTTATCGCGTGCATCGAGTTCCAGTTCCAGTGGGTGCTTATCGGATGAGAATAATGGGTTCGATTCCGAATTTCCAACGGGTACAATAAAGCGTAAGCCATCTATGAAGCCGAACTTACCATTAACATCTATGACCAGGCAGTTGAAGGAAGTTGGCGAAACTACAAGATTGAATGATTCTTCACCTACTTCACCGGATCGAGGTGGAACTCTTACACGACGACACAGTCGAAGAAGAAGCGAAGAGAGTAATAATAGTGGCACATTAAAACGAAGACCAGCAAATAATCGCGGGTCGGTAGAAAGCATGAGCTCGTCtgcttcgacaccaacaccgaCTCCTGCTAATAGTATCCCGGGAACTCCAATCATTCAACAGCAAGCGCCAATATTAGCAACTAatatcaatttgtcaaatagTAGTAGTAGCAATACTGTACAACAGTTAGCTAATATCACTCCACCAACGCCAACAAGACCGATTACATCTTTAGAATCTATGCAGGCTTGCATGACTAGCTCTACGTTTTCATTACCGCCTCCACCGGATGATCTCGGAACGAATTTCTCAGGTTCAACGTTGTCTTTGGATTCTTTACCCCCACCTCCACCGCCAAATGTTCTTGAGGATAGTTTTAGTGGATCTCAATTATCATTAGTTAGTGTGCAAATGCCATTGCCACCGCCACCTCCGCCACCAAACGTTATATCTGTTCAATGTGCTTCGAACGTCAAGGAACTGGGTAAAATTTACCAAACAGCCTCAACCGCGATGTCATCGACACAAGATGCCATTGTACCGCAAGCAACTACTCCATCAAATGAAATGTTCGAAACAAACAgtataaagcaatcgattatgAAGTTCAACAGTCAAACTCTTCCATCTCCCGTCTCTAACAACACCAGTACGAAAGTCGAACCAATTTACTTAACAAACGTAAAACCATCTGCCCTGAAGGCGCCACCGTATAAAGCTCCACCACCATACAACGGGGAAGCTACGCTTTCACAGACACCATCCTCAGTGCCGGTAAAAAATGTAAAGTTTGCGGACTCTCCTGTTCTACTTAGACGTAAGGTGTGCTTTGAAGACGAAATTCATGATGCACCGCTCTCACCACGGAGAATATCACGTGATATTTACTCCACACCGCCAGTTCCTCCACCGAGAGCCGAAGCGACACGCCTTTCGACATCATACACGTCACCGAAACGGCTGAGCGATTCTGCTTCCAATCCTCCTCGTGATTTCCTGAAAGATTTGCAAAGAGTAATgaataaaaaatggcaaatcGCTCAAAAATGCAAGTTGGAACCAGCAACAACTCCGCACGAGGTGCTCGGATTCCGCGATTTACCAAGTGAAAGTTATTCGTCGCACTACTATAGAGAGTCTGCCAACGTGAGCCATTGGGTACAGGAGCACTACGGTTCTGATGGGTTATACGAAAATTTGGGAAGTAATATGGGTATGGAACCGGCTTATCCAAAAGGGCAATCGGTGGTAAGTGGTTCGATTAAAAAGCGACCACCACCACCTCCTCCTAAACGAAGTGAGAAGACACATTTAACGACAACTGTACCACAGCAGAGGTTATAA